The window ctttctgaaaaataaacttaataagtaaaacttttatagactctcagatagatcccagggtattctttagggttttcaggaacactgtagtttggggcttggcatacggTGGcattttgtaatatctggctgaaacttgcataatagcaacctccagagtgacttctcaactctatttgaaatctcttagccactgaaactttactttgtttcatttcttttcccccttttggccaaccaatcccacgttgccaaggagaccTGCACCCATGGAAGTCATGACCCGCGTagaggggaaggtagtgagtttatttgcagaatttgacttagagagaaagaacacatctgagcaacaaaagaggtcctctgggggtgacttttaggcattaattataagtaggcttagcttttcaATTACAAAAATAAGTCTTAAAagtgcaagcctcaagatcgagggcttggcttattgaATTGGGGGCCCCTactgcttaagagaatagcaggaattcctcaGATGGGGCAATTTTAGTTCCGTGCTttcttcccccagtccctcaagagaccttgcaaatactttttcattttatgcccAAAACAGTCTGAAATGAATAAGGGTATGACATCAACTTGTCCAGAATAGtaagatctcattctctattttAGCTTCCATGCCACATAAAGATGAATCAAGTTCTTTAAATAAACTGGCCAGACAAATTAAattagtgtgccacagaaaatttaaattttggacaaaatacatatttcttcATTTGGTCTCAGGAAATTAAAGTCTTAAAATACTGACAATGTCATCTTGTACCCTGATTTCTGATTCACCTTACTCctaacaagatctgcttcattcacatctctaattgaagactgatgtctttttcagcttctttagcagttgctgtgtggggtaatgctgactttcagagctgccgAACTCTGtgtctgagtctcaggtgtcacacagatacccaaagttccagggactgacgaggttatacacagagagcaaagcatctcagaatttagaaattacaATTAAAGTTCAAGAtcaaatgtgactgctgtaagagtttacaatctaggtcCTAATTTTCCTatcagtattttctaaatgaaggtatttccagaaataaaaacatttgacagttgacttatattggggtcatcaAACACAAACCATAGCAGAAGTTTTGTCCTGTCTCAGCTTTACACACTTACcagttatgttaattaacaggtagaatataaattacagacttgccttgcttctcttttaaagtcccaTTTTGTTGACAacatgtgcttttatttttattttttattttttttttgagaaaaaatatatatatatttttaaatggaaagtaTATCAATTTTACTTTATTAGCCTAATTTAGGAATGGGAGGAGAATGGGGTTGAGGTCAGGTGTGAAGGAAGAGGGTTATAACTTCTGATGATAAAGATCCCTTCAAAATTCTGGTGCAGTCCTCAATCACTGCAACCTAATTTTCAGTCAGTAAAGTTGAAATCCAAAATACTGAAAGCAGATTCATGTTCTCCATTTCTGTGTCCAGTGACTCTTCAGTTACCGTGTGATGAGGTCTACCAGGTTGCCTTTAGGAGGGGTCATGCTGTCAGGAAAGAAATTTACTAAGGTGTCAAAGAGCTGAGTTCTTTGAGCATAGGTGTGATCCACATCTGAAAAGCCTAGAGCTGTAAAATCTGAACCTGATTTGAACAGAGCTGAAGCTAGGAGCTGAAACTCTTTTGTTTCTTCTGGGTCTGAATGATCCACAGTTATATAAAGAtcattctgtaaatatttcagagCACTAAGGGGATCCATTTGGGCCTTTTCCTCAAACCTGTGTTTTCTTATGAGGTATTTGCAATGCCTCAGTAAGTAATCTTTTGAAGGTCTACATAACTTCAGCGACCAGAAGTCATCTAATCTCATCTTTGGAGAGCAGGATTTTCCTGGATTCCCACCAAATAAATAATGAACCTTGTGTAACTCATCATATACAAGCTGATGGGCAAATCTTGGACATGGTTCTTCCTCCTGGAGACTTTTACTTGGATTATCCTTTGTAGCCTGATCATTCTTATAGACACAAGACCAACTATTCCTCACAATGTCATAAATCCAGAATGAATTTCTGACATTTTATTCcctcttttccttgtctttcctgAGTCCAGATAAAACATGTATTTCATTCAGTTCTGGATTAATGGTTGCTCTCTGTGTGAATCCAGTCATTGGAACCATTCCAGAGTCTTTCTTGGTGCCATCTGATATTATGTCTACATGATCAGAGTCCACATCATAACTGAAGAAGTCATTCAAATAGGTCTTCGATCGCTGGCCACCAAATACATATAAACAACGATTTTTTGAATGGAATAGCATGCAGTGTCCTATCTGAGACTGGATGTCCTCAGGCCCAGCATTACAGGAGTCTTCTCGAAGAAGTTTCCAGGACTGACATTGACAGTTGAAAGCAAACAATCCACTGAATTGTGGTTCACTGGCTCTGCTGTTGTCTACACTGCCATTACATGTCAAAATTCTACCACCAAAGGTGTAGATCATGTGTTTTTCTGAGTCCATACACATCTGATGATCAAACACCAATTTTAGTCCTCCATCTGCTGCAGTATCCTCACTTAGTAACAGCCATGTGTTTGTGTCAATGTCATAACGATAGAAGTCACTTTTCAGGGATTTGCTGTTCCTCACAGAGGAATCCAAATACCACCCCAAAGTGTAGATCTGTCTTCGTTGAATGTCAATGCACATTTTATGACATGATCTGGCACTAGGCCCATTCTCTTTCTCAGTGTCTCTAGAGATACATGTCCATTGGTTCTCCTTCACACAGTACGCCCAGAAGTCGGCAAGATCTTGTGTTCCATCCCAGCCACCAAACAAATAAACGGTCTCTGTTTGAACATCAATAACCATCTGATGGCCCCCTCTCATTCCTGGTCAGTTATCTTCTCCATCACCTTTGGTGCTTTTGGGAATGATTTGACTCCATCGTGGCTTATATTCCTGCTGACTGATGTACTGATTGAATAAGCCATCATTTACAGCTTTTTCAATCAATTCTTCGCAAGCATCAAAATCACCCTTCAATACCAGTTTGTCATGAAGATCTGTTAACATGGAATGTTCCAGggcaatcttggttttcttttgcaGTGATTCAAAGGCTTCTGTATAGTTGTGTTGTCGGAAGTGTTTTAGGCAAAGGCGAATGGCTTCCTGTTCACGGTACTTGCTATACCAGTTGAGACAGGGTTGTACTACATCAGGATCATCAATGCCTCTCAGCTCAACATACCAGATGCTAAAATTAAAGCTGGGTCCCCAGGATAATAGTGGAACTATTTTAATGAATCGACAAGGAAACATCTGTTCATCAATTTTATGCTTCAAAGTAAATGTTTCTTTATTATAATCATTCTTTAAGCCACTGGACAATAGCTCTGTCATATTTTCTTCGTTCATTCCACCAAAGACTTTAAATTTCTTCAAATTGCAGACATGAGTTTTCTCATATTTCCCAAATGTGATATTCTGGACTATAGCAGGCCTTTCAAGCTTCAGAATCAAGTACTGAGGAGGATAGTTGCTCTCTGAAGACCACCTTGAAGATTGGTCATTTGGTTTATCCACTAAAATGTTCTCGGGAAGGTAAGTGGAGGAGAAGGAGCTCCACTTGTGTAGCGCATAGGGCAGAAGCCGGCACTTGGGCACCGCAGCAACAACCCCACCAGCCGCCATCTTGTCAGCACCCGACAACATGtgcttttagagaagcattagaaCACGGTGGCATAACTGACAAGCAAATTTGGTTGTTTCCGTGATCTGTATCAGTATCAGGCTTTAAAATggacatgtgagaacattttcaaatctttgggaattttatacaatctctaaatatatgaatagcATTTCACTCTTACAAATTTAActaacagaaggatagaaaataCCTTTTACTTGCTCTACTACCTCTCAAAACACTTCTATGTATTATCACCTCAGTTTTACAAGgtaaaagaacaaatcctttgcaaaagtttgaaataaaagacatccttCAGGGCTCGATTTTGGGAAGGCAAAATGCCAAAAGTTGTTAGGTTTGAACATGATGTTGAACAGGAAAATGGGTTACTGTGAAACAATATATGGTTCCTTATTTAATCAAAGTGACAACAAAAAGTCTTCTAAAATAAAGAATGATAAGGTCAACATAAACCTCAACAAGGAATTTTATTCTGATGTGACATAGGGTCTTTGACTTAGGCAGAATACTCAGAtgattaagaaaaactttttatcacCTTTCATTAAGATCAGACCaataatctgcattattataacagagagaaaactcagtTTTGTATGAATACAATTTGATGCAAAAAGCGCTTACAAAATATTATAAACGAGCCTATCCAATTTTTGGTCAACATAGATTATGACCATCAGAATTCACTTTCACAAcccttctacaactttccatattcacCCAGGCTTTGTCCTACACATTCTCTAAAACAAAACTACACCCCTTTCTTTACCAGAGCAAATCTTGTATACTTTACATACCCAAAGaccttaagttaccaaaaagatctttgatACTGTCCTTGAACATCctacaaaacataattatttttaaaatagtttgtcacgctaataatttaatttcattaacaCAAACTTACATTTTTCACCATCTTAAAGAGCTAATAGATATAATGTTCCTTTTtctattggaggttaaaaaaaatctcttttcaatcttaaaattatgaacaacctcaaaagcatcaaactctggaaaatatacaacaattgtttaatttgtcccgAGCATAAATCCAGGAATACTTTTCCATAGCCCTGAAGGACATTTTTCTCTTACCTAACTGAAATGTTGCAATTAGGTCTTATTCAATTACCCCACCCccaaggctatttatattttaataatgatttgtttactGTGGTTACTGTCACAAAGGTATTactggaaaaagaaattttaactGGGGAATTCTCTCAGAACAGACATGGCCTATTCCACAACATTTCCTCTGTGCCTACCCTTTCTAATCTCCAGGTCCAGTAGAAAGATTTCTAAACCAAGCCCACCCTCCTCGatctttccccaccccaccctccccttTAGCTGCCTTAGCTGGTtaggccctgggggcagggacaggtgagacagaaagaagcctggttcttaaaattttaaatgagggTAGAGGGATTTAAGATCTCTAAGGAGGCCTTAGTGTTGACGCAAGTTCCCACgcccttcttttaattgtttccaattaCAGATCTATTTCACCCAAAGCTGTGACCCGACAATTGGGGAAAAGTCTTTGCCTTTCCCGGAGGTGGCCCTCTGTTGCCCTCAGGAAATTCCAGGGGTGGTTTCTTTCCAATATCCAGGTTtctttacagtaattacaaaaaCAAAGGCTTTGAACTCTGGTGcctagagggttttttttttccctttttctctttttgggacCCCCAGGAgtactaatttttaaataaatattatttttatataaataataatatttattatttatatataaatatgtgcttatttatctttaaccAATTTGAAGAGagttcttttaagaatttttatttgccAATTTGGTATTACCTtccagaggtaggaaaatatGCATTACACagcagacacaaatagaaagttaggCACACACGAAACCCCAGAAAATAGAAACATGAAGCTCGCTAATCTGAACCCTACTTTTTCATCCTTTCTggttgttccaacccagctcagccctgaGACGGAAGAGCACACCAGGCACGGAAGTGGACAAGGGTATAATTGGGACCTCCTTGCAGGAGATGATGGTCTCACGGTTGTGGCGGCCACAGAAAGTGAACgtgtgaaaaagagagagaggagtgccgggggggcttataaaggtttgtgacaatgcAGTTTCTCACAAGATTTGGCTACAACAAGGTCTCATGAAATTTGGTTACTAGCAGTGATtaggagagggaaatttttttttaattgggttttattgagatacattcgcataccatacaatcatccatggtgtacagtaccatcttatagttgtgctttcatcacctcaatctatttttgaacattttcctt of the Choloepus didactylus isolate mChoDid1 chromosome 9, mChoDid1.pri, whole genome shotgun sequence genome contains:
- the LOC119543867 gene encoding LOW QUALITY PROTEIN: muskelin-like (The sequence of the model RefSeq protein was modified relative to this genomic sequence to represent the inferred CDS: substituted 2 bases at 2 genomic stop codons), producing MAAGGVVAAVPKCRLLPYALHKWSSFSSTYLPENILVDKPNDQSSRWSSESNYPPQYLILKLERPAIVQNITFGKYEKTHVCNLKKFKVFGGMNEENMTELLSSGLKNDYNKETFTLKHKIDEQMFPCRFIKIVPLLSWGPSFNFSIWYVELRGIDDPDVVQPCLNWYSKYREQEAIRLCLKHFRQHNYTEAFESLQKKTKIALEHSMLTDLHDKLVLKGDFDACEELIEKAVNDGLFNQYISQQEYKPRWSQIIPKSTKGDGEDNXPGMRGGHQMVIDVQTETVYLFGGWDGTQDLADFWAYCVKENQWTCISRDTEKENGPSARSCHKMCIDIQRRQIYTLGWYLDSSVRNSKSLKSDFYRYDIDTNTWLLLSEDTAADGGLKLVFDHQMCMDSEKHMIYTFGGRILTCNGSVDNSRASEPQFSGLFAFNCQCQSWKLLREDSCNAGPEDIQSQIGHCMLFHSKNRCLYVFGGQRSKTYLNDFFSYDVDSDHVDIISDGTKKDSGMVPMTGFTQRATINPELNEIHVLSGLRKDKEKREXNVRNSFWIYDIVRNSWSCVYKNDQATKDNPSKSLQEEEPCPRFAHQLVYDELHKVHYLFGGNPGKSCSPKMRLDDFWSLKLCRPSKDYLLRHCKYLIRKHRFEEKAQMDPLSALKYLQNDLYITVDHSDPEETKEFQLLASALFKSGSDFTALGFSDVDHTYAQRTQLFDTLVNFFPDSMTPPKGNLVDLITRPGVTDWLFSGRDGPTSTVPGASQEGAGHPRAPAAGGEPVPGQQEGQGGRGALQDPVMTRDPESHRAGRLRGCSVFSAGGALLLSLPGCPSVPSLCASSSPSQVLPGYPSLSSVLPLEVWPPPNQISKDPDPIYKRAHTRGTGLGA